From Opisthocomus hoazin isolate bOpiHoa1 chromosome 28, bOpiHoa1.hap1, whole genome shotgun sequence, the proteins below share one genomic window:
- the LOC142364631 gene encoding LOW QUALITY PROTEIN: MAP kinase-interacting serine/threonine-protein kinase 2-like (The sequence of the model RefSeq protein was modified relative to this genomic sequence to represent the inferred CDS: inserted 1 base in 1 codon), producing the protein MVQKESEIPGFHRSFKEQNPFELAFDLEPRRVAGGDSGQWLCSGADVPLSQPIDIPSTKKRNKKQHCRATDSFSGRFEDVYWLHDEVLGEGAQGRVQSCVNLVTNKEYAVKIIKKHQFDVCGGVLREVAMLNLCQGHRNILQLIEFFEEEERFYLVLEKMRGGSILTHIQQRSRLNELEASTVVRDIASALHFLHSRGIAHRDLKPGNILCERLDQVSPVKICDFGLASGIKLKGNCSPISTPELLSPCGTPEYMAPEVVENFYRNKNAPTYDKRCDLWSLGVVLYFMLSGYPPFVGRCSSSCDWDSGKSCYTCEVMLLESIQEGKYEFPDKDWAHISSGAKDLISRLLVTDAKKRLSAAQVLEHPWVQGCALDNTLLTPIILQRKSSAKELTSFAAEAVAVSRQLTWCDKDEEEEAEEEARPVTISATSWAMQLXPPPESKLVAKQWQKCNLVKAVAAGQHLVAPVVLVADQA; encoded by the exons atggtgcagaaggaatctgagatccccggtttccaccgctccttcaag gaacaaaaccccttcgagctggcgtttgacctggagccc cgcagggtggctgggggtgactcaggccagtggctttgctccggcgcagatgtgcctttgagtcagcccatcgacatccccagcaccaagaaaaggaacaagaagcagcactgcagagccaccgacagcttctccggcaggttcgaag atgtttactggctgcacgacgaggtgctgggagaaggggcccaaggcagagtccagtcctgcgttaacctcgtcaccaacaaggagtacgcagtgaag atcatcaaGAAGCACCAGTTCGACGTCTGCGgcggggtcttacgggaggtggcgatgctgaatctgtgccagggacacag gaacatcctgcagctgatcgagttcttcgaggaggaggagaggttttacctggtgcttgagaagatgaggggag gctccatcctgacccacatccaacagagaagccgcttgaacgagctggaggccagcacggtggtgcgggacatcgccagcgccctgcactttttgcacagcagag gaattgctcacagggatctaaaaccgggaaatattctgtgcgagcgcctggaccag gtctccccggtgaagatctgtgacttcggcctggcaagtggcatcaaactgaaggggaattgctcccccatttccaccccggagctgctctcgccg tgcggcacccccgagtacatggccccggaggtggtggaaaaTTTTTACAGGAACAAGAATGcgcccacctacgacaagcgctgcgacctgtggagcctgggcgtcgtcctgtacttcatgctgagcgggtacccccccttcgtgggccgctgcagctccagctgcgactgggacagcggcaagtcgtgctacacctgcgag gtgatgctcttggagagcatccaggaagggaagtacgagtttcccgacaaggactgggcgcacatctcctctggggccaaagatctcatttccaggctgctggtgacagatgccaagaagcggctcagtgcggcccaggtcctggagcacccctgggtgcagggg tgtgccctggataacaccctgctgacccccatcatcttgcagag gaagagcagtgccaaagagctcacctccttcgccgcagaggccgtcgccgtcagccgccagctgacatggtgtgacaaggatgaggaagaggaggcggaggaggaagcacggcccgtcaccatcagtgctacctcatgggccatgcagc taccccctcctgagtccaagctggtggccaagcagtggcagaagtgcaacctggtcaaggcggtggctgctgggcagcacctggtagcccccgtggtcctggtggctgaccaagcgtga